In a genomic window of Thermoproteus tenax Kra 1:
- a CDS encoding D-aminoacyl-tRNA deacylase, which yields MYLGPEGEIAIALSRDPVARGVARILGVEDRPLGSCCSVVRRGELLILVYDGDSLELPPEEKLRSLGIGHIVVPSRHEMARPRPMLTAHTPGVPPSLSVAYAELKTWLFRELCLERPPEFECALEATHHEPNTEIVSATFIEIGSTEREWNDERPLKGLSWILGELPNYKPANAPVIMSVGDLHYSMVTQMALDGLANVGHIIHKDVATRDLVAQAFNKHVKRPERVIFFKKSVKSPIRNEIIEKLKELGVPIELKG from the coding sequence ATGTATTTAGGCCCAGAGGGCGAGATTGCCATAGCGTTGTCGCGAGATCCCGTCGCGAGAGGCGTGGCTAGGATACTCGGCGTTGAGGATAGGCCGTTGGGCTCGTGTTGCTCCGTGGTGAGACGAGGAGAGCTATTGATATTAGTATACGATGGAGACTCCCTCGAGCTGCCGCCCGAAGAGAAGTTGAGGAGCTTGGGGATAGGCCATATAGTCGTCCCCTCCAGGCACGAGATGGCCAGACCTCGGCCCATGCTGACTGCACATACACCCGGCGTTCCTCCCTCGCTCTCTGTGGCTTACGCCGAGCTTAAGACTTGGCTCTTCAGAGAGCTGTGTCTGGAGCGGCCCCCCGAGTTTGAGTGTGCGCTTGAGGCCACGCATCATGAGCCCAACACTGAGATCGTCAGCGCTACGTTCATCGAAATAGGGAGCACCGAGCGGGAGTGGAACGATGAACGTCCGCTGAAAGGGCTGTCCTGGATACTCGGCGAGTTGCCCAACTACAAACCGGCCAATGCGCCTGTAATTATGTCTGTGGGAGACCTCCACTACTCTATGGTAACCCAGATGGCGCTCGACGGCCTCGCCAACGTGGGCCATATAATACACAAGGATGTCGCCACGAGGGACTTGGTGGCGCAAGCCTTCAATAAACATGTCAAAAGGCCTGAGAGAGTAATCTTCTTTAAGAAGAGCGTGAAGAGCCCGATCAGAAATGAGATAATAGAGAAACTGAAGGAACTTGGCGTCCCCATTGAACTCAAAGGCTGA
- a CDS encoding alcohol dehydrogenase catalytic domain-containing protein has translation MKAVRLLKFGEADGSLAVLDIEDPRPSPGEVLVKIEAAGVCGRDIVVRKGAFPHVKPPVTLGHEGVGKIVEAGSNEHEDLVGQRVFLAPALYDGVCEYCRRGMENLCRNAQYLGEHRDGTYAEYVLMPANFVFPFHGVDPREAVLATDVIPTAIAAVRRVDVENKRVLVVGGGGTGLYLAQVAKLRGADVYISTRSPEKSRVYSALGIGIFQEGMRDFDVVFDTVGSPTLESSIRLTKRGGSVVVIGNVTGERASLSPALIILRQISVLGHMAYKPWDVYEALDLLKRKLIKPVYTEYKLTEAIRAHKDMERGSVIGRAVLVP, from the coding sequence GTGAAGGCCGTTAGATTGCTAAAGTTTGGAGAGGCCGACGGATCTCTCGCCGTTTTGGATATAGAGGATCCAAGGCCAAGCCCTGGGGAGGTCTTAGTGAAGATAGAGGCGGCGGGCGTCTGCGGGAGGGATATTGTGGTCAGAAAGGGCGCGTTTCCACACGTTAAACCGCCTGTCACGTTGGGGCACGAGGGCGTGGGAAAAATAGTCGAGGCTGGCTCCAACGAGCACGAAGACCTCGTGGGCCAGCGGGTATTCCTTGCGCCGGCCCTTTACGATGGAGTTTGTGAGTACTGCAGAAGAGGTATGGAGAACCTCTGCAGAAACGCGCAGTATCTGGGCGAACATAGGGACGGCACGTATGCCGAGTATGTTCTGATGCCGGCCAACTTTGTCTTTCCGTTCCATGGAGTGGACCCGCGCGAGGCCGTGTTGGCTACCGACGTAATACCGACAGCCATAGCCGCCGTTAGAAGGGTGGACGTTGAGAATAAGAGGGTCCTGGTAGTCGGCGGAGGGGGCACAGGCCTATATCTGGCACAGGTGGCCAAGCTCAGGGGGGCCGACGTGTATATATCTACCAGATCGCCCGAGAAGTCCAGAGTTTACAGCGCCTTGGGCATAGGCATCTTCCAAGAGGGTATGAGGGATTTTGACGTAGTCTTCGACACAGTGGGCTCTCCAACTTTGGAGAGCTCTATAAGGCTCACGAAAAGAGGCGGATCTGTAGTGGTGATTGGCAATGTCACAGGCGAGCGGGCCAGCTTGAGCCCCGCCCTCATAATCTTGAGACAGATATCCGTGCTGGGCCATATGGCGTACAAGCCATGGGACGTATACGAGGCACTTGACCTCCTTAAACGTAAACTTATAAAGCCTGTATATACGGAGTACAAACTAACAGAGGCCATTAGAGCGCATAAAGACATGGAGCGAGGCTCAGTTATAGGCAGGGCAGTTCTCGTCCCATGA
- a CDS encoding DUF1152 domain-containing protein, which produces MRLVFAAGGGGDVITASVLAQKLGGSVGLLPWERFVVDPVPGPLTRSDFIGVEGDGALFIIKAGSRALRGGRETVPQGACVSAVLNREVYAVSPDARPDEIARALTSRFKKITGVDVGGDILACGCERDLRSPLADSFSLAVLKMAEDLGAEVDVAVIGLGADGELDRGYLLERAARVAQEGGFLGYYALDPSDIPLLEKLTESCITEASKNVLRALKGFYGTVEMRGGAALAYIDMFTPVALRFKPEALLRLNKMARLIYANNWDLFTASKGLRELGFTTEYDLEILLSKGIKLSDALAKIKAERACVC; this is translated from the coding sequence ATGAGGCTCGTCTTCGCAGCCGGGGGCGGTGGCGATGTAATAACGGCGTCTGTCCTGGCGCAGAAGCTTGGAGGCTCGGTGGGCCTCCTCCCATGGGAGCGCTTCGTGGTAGACCCTGTCCCGGGACCTTTGACTAGGTCCGACTTCATTGGCGTTGAAGGCGATGGAGCACTGTTTATAATAAAGGCCGGCTCGCGCGCCTTAAGGGGCGGCCGTGAGACAGTACCCCAAGGGGCCTGCGTCTCCGCAGTATTGAATAGAGAAGTATACGCTGTTTCGCCCGACGCAAGGCCCGACGAAATAGCCAGGGCTCTGACGTCCAGGTTCAAGAAAATAACGGGGGTGGATGTCGGTGGCGACATACTGGCCTGCGGCTGCGAGAGGGATCTCAGATCACCGCTAGCAGACTCGTTCTCTCTCGCCGTCTTGAAGATGGCCGAGGATCTGGGCGCGGAGGTTGATGTGGCCGTAATAGGGCTGGGCGCCGACGGTGAGCTTGACAGGGGCTATCTTCTGGAGCGGGCAGCGCGCGTGGCCCAGGAGGGGGGCTTCCTCGGCTACTACGCGCTAGATCCATCGGATATCCCGTTGTTGGAAAAACTGACGGAGAGCTGTATAACGGAGGCCTCCAAGAACGTACTTAGAGCTCTTAAGGGCTTTTACGGCACAGTTGAAATGAGAGGCGGCGCCGCGCTGGCCTATATAGACATGTTCACGCCGGTAGCCCTCAGATTTAAGCCCGAGGCGTTGCTCAGACTTAACAAGATGGCACGTTTGATCTACGCAAACAATTGGGATCTATTCACAGCCTCCAAAGGGCTGAGGGAGCTTGGGTTTACCACCGAGTACGATCTGGAGATACTCCTCTCTAAAGGAATCAAACTCTCAGATGCGTTGGCAAAGATAAAGGCCGAACGCGCATGTGTCTGTTAA
- a CDS encoding M20 family metallopeptidase, whose translation MESRAVEILSQMIRIPTINPPGEHYRDFVDYAEDFFKRLGLDTEVVEVPKSLVSKVCPECSDHPRYILLARIGEPRVHFNGHYDVVPPGPEGSWLVTRPFEPRYINGRVYGRGAVDMKGGLTSIFLAAELAVREGLKNFEVSLVPDEEIGGESGAGYLADSGKVKAPWAIIAEGSGVDNIWIGHRGLIWFLVEVYGKQVHGSTPWLGLNAFEGAVKIANKILTEYMPTLATKRSRYEFEDPRGASPTLTMGGEVKGSVKANVVPGYFAFTLDRRIIPEEDVEEVRREMEEFIRRAAEGLEHRVEVKVINKSEAAVIAPDHPLVRSLESAVSKVRGAAPRKTVCIGGLDARFFIRRGIPTVTYGPGPEYVAHAPDEYVEVSQIIDVARAYVELLRNLK comes from the coding sequence ATGGAGTCGAGGGCCGTCGAGATCCTGTCCCAGATGATAAGAATCCCAACTATCAATCCTCCCGGCGAACACTACCGGGACTTTGTGGACTACGCAGAGGACTTCTTCAAAAGGCTGGGCCTAGACACGGAGGTTGTCGAAGTTCCCAAGAGCCTTGTGTCAAAGGTCTGTCCAGAGTGTTCCGATCATCCGCGCTATATACTTCTGGCGAGGATTGGGGAGCCCAGAGTGCACTTCAACGGACACTACGACGTGGTTCCTCCAGGGCCCGAGGGCTCGTGGCTAGTCACGAGGCCCTTCGAGCCGCGTTACATCAATGGAAGAGTTTACGGCCGCGGCGCAGTGGATATGAAGGGCGGGCTCACCTCGATCTTCCTTGCCGCCGAGCTGGCAGTACGAGAGGGCCTTAAGAACTTTGAGGTGTCGCTAGTCCCTGATGAGGAGATAGGGGGAGAATCCGGCGCAGGCTACTTGGCCGACAGCGGGAAGGTCAAGGCCCCCTGGGCCATCATAGCCGAGGGCTCTGGCGTTGACAACATATGGATAGGCCACAGAGGACTCATATGGTTCTTAGTCGAGGTCTACGGTAAGCAAGTACATGGATCCACGCCTTGGTTAGGCTTGAACGCCTTTGAGGGCGCTGTCAAGATCGCCAACAAGATCTTAACCGAATATATGCCGACTCTTGCGACAAAGAGGAGCCGGTATGAGTTCGAGGATCCCCGCGGAGCCAGCCCCACCTTGACGATGGGCGGCGAGGTCAAAGGCTCCGTCAAGGCCAACGTAGTACCCGGATATTTCGCCTTCACTCTCGATAGGCGTATAATACCTGAGGAGGACGTGGAGGAGGTCAGAAGGGAGATGGAGGAGTTTATAAGAAGAGCCGCCGAGGGGTTAGAACACAGAGTGGAGGTCAAAGTGATCAATAAGTCGGAGGCCGCGGTGATAGCTCCCGATCATCCCCTAGTGAGGAGCCTAGAGTCGGCTGTGTCTAAAGTGCGCGGTGCGGCCCCGCGCAAGACCGTGTGTATAGGGGGACTTGATGCAAGGTTCTTCATTAGGCGAGGGATACCCACTGTGACCTACGGGCCGGGCCCCGAGTATGTGGCACATGCGCCCGACGAATATGTAGAGGTGTCACAGATAATAGACGTGGCGAGGGCCTATGTCGAGCTTTTGAGGAATCTCAAATGA
- a CDS encoding DUF790 family protein — MLPLDLLRVKRRGDQIKPDYLLDIWPASRIIEAYKPGVKLGDARANVEKSGLPPKLARGLAHLAEKFIAVEEVNKRLLTRVRLETFREAAKAHPVVDEALRQRIIRAVAERLRLSEAEVEGALRKIHEDELAIVSAPSIAPQELVALYNTSLIQTLLFRSIRASFYVKASGSTVKELARGVKRLGLMYIARRAGEGIWIDAEGPATVLRQTERYGTRFAKLVPYVISADDWRIEAEIALRGRTYKFVDSKSTAPPLSRRDIEPVSFDSSAEQEFYARISPMCRIEREPEALVIEGRLFIPDFKIGDLYVEIVGFWTPEYLARKYEKLSSAKVPFLVLVDERLALSTWRSLPHYVVLYKERPRLSDVFKYIKPYCRPPQPRAP, encoded by the coding sequence GTGCTACCTCTCGATCTATTGCGCGTAAAGAGGCGCGGCGATCAGATAAAGCCAGACTATTTGTTAGACATATGGCCTGCCAGCCGCATTATAGAGGCCTACAAACCCGGCGTCAAGCTTGGTGATGCCAGGGCCAACGTCGAGAAGAGCGGGCTGCCTCCCAAACTGGCCAGAGGCTTGGCTCATCTAGCCGAGAAGTTCATAGCGGTCGAGGAAGTAAACAAGAGGCTGTTGACCAGAGTCAGACTTGAGACCTTCAGAGAGGCCGCCAAGGCGCACCCTGTGGTCGATGAGGCGTTACGACAGAGGATCATAAGGGCTGTCGCAGAGAGGCTGAGGTTGAGCGAGGCTGAAGTTGAGGGCGCCTTGAGGAAAATACACGAAGATGAGCTAGCCATAGTGAGTGCTCCCTCAATAGCGCCGCAGGAGCTGGTCGCATTGTACAACACGTCGTTGATCCAGACGTTGCTCTTCCGATCAATACGCGCCAGTTTTTACGTCAAAGCGTCGGGATCTACGGTTAAAGAGCTTGCGAGAGGCGTTAAAAGATTGGGCTTGATGTACATAGCCAGGCGAGCCGGAGAGGGCATCTGGATAGATGCCGAGGGGCCCGCCACAGTGCTCAGACAGACGGAGAGATACGGGACTAGGTTCGCCAAGCTCGTGCCCTATGTAATCTCGGCGGATGACTGGCGTATTGAGGCGGAGATAGCGCTCAGAGGTCGGACGTATAAATTCGTTGACTCTAAATCAACTGCGCCGCCTTTATCGAGGAGAGATATAGAGCCCGTCTCCTTTGACAGCTCAGCGGAGCAAGAGTTCTATGCGAGAATATCCCCTATGTGCCGCATCGAGAGAGAGCCGGAGGCCTTAGTGATAGAGGGGAGACTCTTTATACCAGACTTCAAGATAGGCGACTTGTACGTGGAGATTGTCGGCTTCTGGACCCCCGAGTATCTGGCGCGCAAATACGAGAAGCTATCTTCGGCGAAAGTTCCGTTCTTGGTATTAGTCGACGAGAGGCTAGCGCTGTCAACGTGGCGCTCGCTGCCGCATTATGTGGTGCTGTATAAGGAGAGGCCGAGGCTCAGCGATGTGTTCAAGTACATAAAGCCGTATTGCCGTCCGCCTCAGCCGCGCGCTCCCTGA